A window from Rhizosphaericola mali encodes these proteins:
- a CDS encoding threonine aldolase family protein, translating to MQLHSFKNDYSEGCHPAILQALIDSNLIQEEGYGNDSFSLKAVEMLRDAVGKSEVGVYFMPIGTQTNLTVISSILKSYEYVIAAETGHIVGSEAGAIEATGHKVVTLPTQVDGKIRLTDLHQYFDAQSDHPLFMSPRLLYISNSTELGAIYTKAELKALSEYCHEKNMFLFVDGARLASALTAEGNDVTLKDMGQLVDIFYIGATKAGALIGEAVVISDKSLEAGFAMNMKQKGAVLAKGRLLGIQFVELFKDNLYFELAKHANKMAKKISDAIRKKGFHFLTESNTNQLFPILPNDCIQKLHEKYAFYTWKNINAKESAIRLITCWATKEESVDELISDIEKL from the coding sequence ATGCAGCTACACAGTTTTAAAAATGATTATAGCGAAGGATGCCATCCTGCTATTTTACAGGCATTAATTGATTCGAATTTAATTCAAGAGGAAGGTTATGGCAATGATTCATTTAGTTTAAAAGCTGTGGAAATGCTTCGCGATGCTGTTGGTAAGTCGGAAGTTGGTGTTTATTTCATGCCCATTGGTACTCAGACAAATCTTACAGTTATTTCCTCTATATTAAAATCGTATGAATATGTAATTGCTGCAGAAACGGGTCATATCGTAGGCAGTGAAGCGGGAGCTATTGAAGCTACGGGACACAAAGTGGTTACGTTGCCAACACAAGTAGATGGTAAGATTCGATTAACGGATTTACATCAATATTTTGATGCTCAGTCTGATCATCCTTTGTTTATGTCTCCACGTTTGTTGTATATTTCCAATTCTACCGAATTGGGAGCAATTTATACCAAAGCCGAATTGAAAGCCTTATCTGAATATTGTCACGAGAAGAATATGTTTCTATTCGTAGATGGAGCAAGGTTGGCATCTGCATTGACTGCAGAAGGTAATGATGTAACATTAAAAGATATGGGTCAATTAGTCGATATCTTTTATATAGGAGCTACGAAAGCCGGTGCTTTAATAGGTGAAGCCGTGGTAATTTCTGATAAGTCATTGGAAGCTGGATTTGCAATGAATATGAAACAAAAAGGCGCTGTGCTTGCAAAAGGTAGATTGTTGGGTATTCAGTTTGTGGAATTGTTTAAGGATAATTTGTATTTTGAATTGGCAAAGCACGCCAACAAAATGGCGAAGAAAATCAGCGACGCTATTCGCAAAAAAGGTTTTCATTTTCTTACTGAATCTAATACCAATCAATTATTCCCTATTTTGCCCAATGATTGCATTCAAAAATTGCATGAAAAATATGCGTTTTATACTTGGAAAAATATCAATGCAAAAGAATCTGCTATTCGATTGATTACCTGTTGGGCTACAAAAGAAGAATCGGTTGATGAATTGATTTCAGATATAGAGAAACTCTAA
- the deoC gene encoding deoxyribose-phosphate aldolase encodes MAQLVNHYIDHTILKPTTLVKEIEQLCAEAMQYNFAAVCVPPNFVKKAKELTKDSEVKVATVIGFPFGYSAIEAKVAETVLAMVDGADELDIVINLIALKNNDWEYLANEINHLAPLIQSKRKAVKIIIESGILTDEEIIKCCTLYTPANVDFMKTSTGYAEVGATMHAVELMRKNLPENIQIKASGGIRDLAFAQALIAAGATRLGCSASVKIVNEQN; translated from the coding sequence ATGGCACAATTAGTAAATCATTACATCGATCATACAATATTAAAACCGACAACTCTTGTTAAGGAGATAGAGCAATTATGTGCTGAAGCAATGCAGTACAATTTTGCGGCAGTTTGTGTGCCTCCAAACTTTGTAAAAAAAGCGAAAGAATTAACTAAAGATTCTGAGGTGAAAGTGGCCACAGTCATTGGTTTCCCATTTGGATATAGCGCTATTGAGGCTAAAGTTGCTGAAACGGTGTTGGCAATGGTAGATGGGGCGGACGAATTGGATATTGTTATTAATTTAATTGCCCTGAAAAATAATGATTGGGAATATTTGGCAAATGAAATCAATCATTTAGCTCCATTGATTCAATCTAAAAGAAAAGCAGTAAAAATTATTATAGAAAGTGGCATATTAACTGACGAAGAAATTATAAAATGCTGTACTTTATATACACCAGCAAATGTTGATTTTATGAAAACATCTACTGGTTATGCAGAAGTAGGTGCTACTATGCATGCCGTGGAGTTAATGCGTAAAAACTTACCAGAGAACATTCAAATAAAAGCATCTGGTGGTATTAGAGATTTGGCATTTGCTCAAGCTTTGATCGCTGCAGGGGCGACTAGATTGGGCTGTAGCGCAAGTGTGAAGATTGTTAACGAACAAAACTAA
- a CDS encoding MFS transporter: protein MSSISVQQKSNQIKLTIAGFVLLTFIGYFCIGLPLAVLPVYIHKDLGYSEIVAGVVISLQYATTFLTRGYAGNMVDKKGPKPAVIISMICFILSGILLYISFHTRSHAALSLTLLVITRLITGCAEGMVGASPINWAMLVVGKEHTATAISYNGIASYGALAVGAPLGVIINKHFTIGGIGFSIVIAALLGLIYGSRKKAVKGSFQKSENKSFGKVLKIVAPYGICLGLAGLGFGAISNFITLYFDYFHWNDAALCLTIFSTLFIVGRLIFGNSINKHGGLIVSLFCLAIETIGLFILWIAHIPNIALIGAGITGLGFSLVFPALGVVAVNKVSDSNKGAALAGYGLFIDISLGLTGPLSGSVIKFGGMHSLFSFSSVMVGIGLLLCFYLRKTETKNQL from the coding sequence ATGTCATCCATTAGCGTACAACAGAAATCCAATCAAATCAAATTGACCATAGCAGGATTCGTCTTGCTTACATTTATTGGCTATTTCTGTATCGGGTTACCTCTTGCAGTCCTTCCCGTTTATATTCACAAAGATCTTGGTTATAGTGAAATAGTTGCTGGCGTTGTCATTAGTTTACAATATGCAACCACATTCCTAACTCGAGGGTACGCAGGAAATATGGTGGACAAAAAAGGTCCAAAACCAGCAGTTATAATTAGTATGATTTGTTTTATACTTAGTGGTATTTTACTGTATATCTCATTTCACACGAGAAGTCATGCAGCATTGAGTCTTACACTATTAGTAATTACAAGACTAATTACAGGATGTGCAGAAGGAATGGTTGGAGCAAGCCCTATTAATTGGGCGATGTTGGTTGTTGGAAAAGAACATACTGCTACTGCGATTTCGTACAATGGTATTGCTAGTTATGGAGCCTTAGCTGTCGGTGCACCACTGGGTGTAATTATCAATAAACATTTTACAATTGGAGGTATCGGCTTTTCCATAGTTATTGCAGCATTACTTGGTTTAATTTATGGAAGCAGAAAAAAAGCAGTAAAAGGTAGCTTTCAAAAAAGTGAAAACAAATCTTTTGGAAAAGTTTTGAAAATCGTCGCTCCCTATGGTATCTGTCTGGGTTTAGCTGGTTTAGGATTTGGAGCTATTTCTAATTTCATTACACTTTACTTTGATTATTTCCATTGGAACGATGCAGCTCTTTGTTTAACAATATTCAGCACCTTATTTATAGTTGGTCGTTTAATTTTTGGTAATTCAATAAATAAGCACGGCGGCCTTATAGTCTCTTTATTTTGTTTAGCAATTGAAACTATAGGACTATTTATACTTTGGATAGCACACATTCCTAATATTGCACTGATTGGAGCTGGTATAACTGGATTAGGTTTTTCCTTAGTATTCCCTGCACTAGGTGTCGTCGCGGTAAACAAAGTTTCAGATTCGAACAAAGGCGCAGCACTCGCTGGCTATGGCTTATTTATAGATATATCACTAGGATTAACAGGACCTCTTTCAGGCAGTGTAATCAAATTTGGGGGAATGCATAGTTTATTTTCCTTTTCTTCCGTGATGGTTGGCATTGGTTTATTATTATGTTTTTATTTAAGAAAAACGGAAACTAAAAACCAACTATAA
- a CDS encoding fumarylacetoacetate hydrolase family protein, protein MKLFRFGNIGEEKAGVLIDGKKYDVSTFGEEFDKKFLSNGGKERLEKFIAENKSTLKEIDDNVRIGVPCADPAKIVCVGLNYADHVKETGLKQENEPILFLKAISSLTGPFDGVTIPKDSHKTDWETELAVVIGKKANYVTEEDAEDYIWGYVLHNDISERGFQTERGGTWDKGKGCDTFAPIGPYLVSKDEIPDSNNLKVWLKLNGTLVQDGTTQDFIYKIPKLIAYISQFMSLNPGDIISTGSPAGVGMGMNPQRFLRDGDVIEYGIDGLGEARQEFKAYK, encoded by the coding sequence ATGAAATTATTCAGATTTGGAAATATTGGTGAGGAAAAAGCAGGTGTGTTGATTGATGGAAAGAAATATGATGTCTCTACTTTTGGTGAAGAATTTGACAAAAAATTTCTTTCCAATGGTGGTAAAGAAAGATTGGAGAAATTTATAGCTGAAAATAAATCCACATTAAAAGAAATTGATGATAATGTAAGAATTGGAGTTCCATGTGCAGATCCAGCTAAGATTGTTTGCGTAGGTTTGAATTATGCCGATCACGTGAAAGAAACCGGTTTGAAGCAAGAAAATGAACCGATATTATTTCTGAAAGCAATTTCTTCTTTGACAGGTCCTTTTGATGGAGTGACTATCCCAAAAGATTCTCATAAAACGGATTGGGAAACAGAATTAGCTGTGGTAATTGGCAAAAAAGCCAATTATGTAACTGAAGAAGATGCGGAAGATTATATCTGGGGATATGTTTTGCATAATGATATAAGTGAACGTGGATTTCAGACAGAGCGCGGTGGTACTTGGGATAAAGGTAAAGGCTGTGATACTTTCGCTCCTATAGGACCTTATTTAGTTTCTAAAGATGAAATTCCAGATTCTAATAATTTGAAAGTTTGGTTGAAATTAAATGGAACATTAGTACAAGATGGAACTACACAAGATTTTATTTACAAAATTCCTAAATTAATCGCTTATATCAGTCAGTTTATGTCTTTAAATCCTGGCGATATTATTTCTACAGGTTCTCCTGCCGGCGTAGGGATGGGAATGAATCCTCAACGATTTTTGAGAGATGGCGATGTGATTGAATACGGAATTGATGGGCTTGGAGAAGCAAGACAAGAATTTAAAGCTTATAAATAA
- a CDS encoding thioredoxin family protein, with protein sequence MRRLFFLILFCTAITNVFAEKKYAINTDTTLFAWQNLAHQEEEFTMEDLDTLVQNHSRVLVEFGANWCMPCLQMKPRMHKVVKEYQDKLYIKNINVDHAETLTKSLNIQMIPVLLLFENGKLLRVLPGLQSMKNIREFLK encoded by the coding sequence ATGCGTAGACTTTTTTTTCTAATCCTATTTTGCACCGCGATCACAAATGTTTTCGCAGAAAAAAAATACGCAATAAATACCGATACTACTTTATTTGCATGGCAAAATTTAGCACATCAAGAGGAAGAATTTACCATGGAAGATTTGGATACATTAGTGCAAAATCACTCTCGTGTTTTAGTAGAATTTGGAGCTAATTGGTGTATGCCTTGTCTGCAAATGAAACCTCGAATGCACAAAGTTGTCAAAGAATATCAAGATAAATTATACATAAAAAATATCAACGTAGATCATGCGGAGACGCTGACAAAATCCTTAAATATTCAAATGATTCCCGTTTTGTTATTATTTGAAAATGGAAAATTGTTGCGTGTACTTCCAGGATTACAATCCATGAAAAATATTAGAGAATTTTTAAAATAA
- a CDS encoding DNA polymerase III subunit gamma/tau has translation MDKFVVSARKYRPQTFDTVVGQKHITTTLKNAIKTSQLAHAYLFCGPRGVGKTTCARIFAKTINCSNPSPEGEACDQCASCKSFNEGTSLNISELDAASNNSVEDIRTLVEQVRFTPQAGKYKVYIIDEVHMLSSAAFNAFLKTLEEPPSYVVFILATTEKHKLLPTILSRCQIFDFKRITNNDTVEHLESIATNEHVEAEKTALQIIAQKSEGCMRDALSIMDKIVSFTGGKLTYQNTIENLNILDDDYYFQLLEAFQKEDLPAALLLYNEINKKGFDGDVFLNGLEDFFRNLLVARDSKAIEILDVVAGFENKYKAAATETSASFIISALNILNEAEINYKTARNKRLHIEMALIKINYLQQAIGFASGGESAVVKKKLVNGPVVLRTKQITNFFTEKVVNTTTKDSNTQGARVYVDPAVIQDKQPTAPKDEPVSKPTIPAAKPLAPSIPSLKKAKGSNLLQSMISQQQEEDRLNTKVIEAIPLEINKLQQVWNAYADELVKLDKHTASNTFRLARLDILPNQTFTVTVQALLQQKFIDQERMLLNETIQDAFYNRNISFEIIIEEGVVEEIPLHQRLNSREKFALLAEKFPQLKNLKDKLRLEIE, from the coding sequence ATGGATAAGTTCGTCGTTTCTGCAAGAAAATATCGTCCTCAGACTTTTGATACGGTCGTAGGACAAAAGCACATCACAACCACATTAAAAAATGCGATCAAAACAAGTCAATTGGCACACGCCTATTTGTTTTGTGGTCCTAGAGGTGTCGGCAAAACGACATGTGCACGTATTTTTGCAAAGACGATTAATTGTTCCAATCCGTCTCCAGAAGGTGAAGCGTGTGATCAATGCGCATCTTGTAAAAGTTTCAATGAAGGTACTTCGCTCAATATATCCGAATTAGATGCGGCGAGTAATAACTCTGTGGAAGATATTCGTACATTGGTAGAGCAAGTAAGATTTACACCACAAGCTGGAAAATACAAAGTGTATATTATAGATGAGGTACACATGTTGAGTTCTGCGGCCTTCAATGCTTTTTTGAAAACATTGGAAGAACCCCCATCTTATGTGGTTTTCATATTAGCTACTACAGAAAAACATAAATTACTTCCAACGATTTTGAGTCGTTGTCAAATATTTGATTTCAAACGTATTACTAATAATGATACGGTAGAGCATTTGGAATCTATTGCCACCAACGAGCATGTGGAAGCAGAAAAAACCGCTTTGCAAATTATTGCACAAAAAAGTGAAGGTTGTATGCGTGATGCGTTGAGTATCATGGATAAAATCGTCAGTTTTACGGGTGGCAAGTTGACTTATCAAAATACAATTGAAAATCTCAACATCTTAGATGATGATTATTATTTTCAATTATTAGAAGCATTCCAAAAAGAGGATTTACCAGCGGCATTGCTTTTATATAATGAAATTAATAAAAAAGGCTTTGATGGTGATGTCTTTTTGAATGGATTGGAAGACTTTTTCCGTAATTTATTAGTTGCAAGAGACTCCAAAGCGATTGAGATTTTAGATGTCGTAGCTGGTTTTGAAAATAAATACAAAGCTGCGGCAACGGAAACTTCTGCATCTTTCATCATAAGTGCTTTAAATATTTTGAACGAAGCGGAGATCAATTACAAAACGGCTAGAAATAAACGTTTGCATATTGAAATGGCATTAATCAAAATCAATTATTTGCAGCAAGCAATTGGTTTTGCATCTGGCGGCGAAAGTGCCGTAGTAAAAAAAAAATTAGTTAATGGACCGGTTGTTTTACGCACCAAGCAAATAACTAATTTTTTCACTGAAAAAGTTGTCAATACAACCACCAAGGATTCTAATACTCAAGGAGCCCGTGTATATGTAGATCCAGCTGTTATTCAAGATAAGCAGCCAACTGCGCCAAAGGATGAGCCAGTTTCAAAACCAACTATTCCTGCGGCCAAACCTTTAGCGCCAAGCATTCCAAGTTTGAAAAAAGCGAAGGGAAGTAATCTATTGCAATCCATGATTTCTCAACAACAGGAGGAAGATAGGCTCAATACCAAAGTAATTGAAGCTATCCCATTGGAAATCAATAAGCTGCAGCAAGTTTGGAATGCTTATGCAGACGAATTAGTTAAATTGGACAAACATACAGCATCCAACACTTTTCGTTTAGCTCGTTTGGATATATTACCCAATCAAACATTTACAGTCACAGTTCAAGCATTACTGCAACAAAAATTCATCGATCAAGAACGAATGTTGCTGAATGAAACGATCCAAGATGCATTTTATAATAGAAATATTTCCTTTGAAATCATTATTGAAGAAGGTGTCGTGGAAGAAATACCCTTACATCAAAGACTCAATAGCCGAGAGAAATTTGCTTTATTAGCTGAAAAATTTCCTCAACTGAAAAATTTAAAAGACAAATTACGTTTGGAAATCGAATAA
- a CDS encoding bifunctional nuclease family protein, producing MKKIEMEIIALSHSITQTHSYAVVLGEVNGLRRLPIVIGGFEAQAIAVALERMHPSRPLTHDLMKNFMNAFNIELMEININDLQEGIFHSKLVCINERDTVEIDSRTSDAIALAVRFGCPIYTYENILDNAGIMMDDSATSLGQTEISISENSSLDQSPISSGTSTTDLSSLTMEELENKLTEVLDKEDYIAAIAIRDEIKRRK from the coding sequence ATGAAGAAGATCGAAATGGAGATCATTGCACTTTCACACAGTATCACACAGACGCATTCTTATGCGGTGGTTTTGGGAGAAGTGAACGGCTTAAGACGGTTACCTATCGTGATTGGTGGTTTTGAAGCACAAGCAATTGCTGTTGCATTGGAAAGAATGCATCCTAGCAGACCATTGACACATGACTTAATGAAAAACTTTATGAATGCATTCAATATTGAATTAATGGAAATCAATATAAACGATTTGCAAGAAGGTATTTTTCATTCCAAATTGGTTTGTATCAACGAACGGGATACGGTAGAGATTGACAGTCGTACCAGCGATGCTATCGCTTTAGCGGTGAGATTTGGATGCCCAATATATACTTATGAAAATATTTTGGATAATGCAGGTATTATGATGGATGATAGCGCCACTTCATTAGGACAAACAGAAATTTCTATTTCCGAAAATTCCAGTTTAGATCAAAGCCCTATCAGTAGTGGTACTTCAACAACTGATTTAAGTTCTCTAACCATGGAAGAACTTGAAAATAAGCTAACCGAGGTCCTAGACAAAGAAGATTATATTGCAGCAATCGCCATCAGAGACGAAATCAAAAGAAGAAAATAA
- the ispE gene encoding 4-(cytidine 5'-diphospho)-2-C-methyl-D-erythritol kinase, with translation MVFFPNCKINLGLHIVNKREDGFHNLETIFYPLPLCDIGEIIKKPSNNTTKIQVSGIQLDAGISDNICIKAFQLLKTDYPQITNLDIYLHKNIPVGAGLGGGSADGTFILKAISDLFYLQITAEQLAVYALQLGSDCPYFLYNQPAFATQRGEHLTPMEINLCGKYLVLINPGIHINTGWAFKNITPNNRSSNFQSIHSDNISEWKNILFNDFEEPVFTTFPEIQKIKKQLYTLGAIYASMSGTGSSVFGIFDKKLEHCEAHFPKSYFITNIDL, from the coding sequence ATGGTATTTTTCCCAAATTGTAAGATTAATCTTGGGTTACACATTGTCAACAAGCGAGAAGATGGATTTCATAATTTGGAAACCATTTTTTACCCGTTGCCTTTATGTGACATTGGGGAAATCATCAAAAAACCGTCTAATAATACTACAAAAATACAAGTATCTGGTATTCAATTAGATGCAGGAATCTCTGATAATATTTGTATAAAAGCATTTCAACTTTTAAAAACAGACTATCCACAAATAACAAATTTGGATATTTATTTGCATAAAAATATACCTGTTGGTGCTGGACTAGGAGGCGGTAGTGCAGATGGAACATTTATCTTAAAGGCGATCAGTGATCTTTTTTATTTGCAAATTACAGCGGAACAATTAGCGGTGTATGCGCTACAATTAGGAAGTGATTGTCCATACTTTTTGTATAACCAACCAGCATTTGCAACACAAAGAGGAGAACATTTGACTCCAATGGAAATAAATCTTTGCGGTAAATACTTGGTTTTGATTAATCCTGGAATTCATATCAACACTGGTTGGGCTTTTAAAAATATTACACCTAATAATCGATCCTCTAATTTTCAATCAATACATTCCGATAATATTTCTGAATGGAAAAATATTCTATTCAATGATTTTGAAGAGCCTGTTTTTACTACATTTCCTGAGATTCAAAAAATAAAAAAACAATTATATACACTTGGTGCAATTTATGCATCCATGAGTGGTACAGGTAGTTCAGTTTTTGGTATTTTTGACAAGAAATTAGAACATTGTGAGGCTCATTTTCCAAAATCTTATTTTATAACAAATATTGATTTATAA
- a CDS encoding OmpA family protein, translated as MHEEHLEKSNTGLILPEVIVLILIALLFSKCHYTGANAEMKEGNPEHTEAALEAPTGSVDSLGNFIYDEGEMIAIELPTDTLNVGKFSTEYKLYTFLADSTATLDTTNGNWFDFTNVRFKTGSSVMTDSSVNQLKNLVSIIKAFPNSKFKIGGYTDNTGDSTTNVALSQKRADAVSASIKTLGVANTQLTGSEGYGPLHPVGDNTTTEGKAMNRRVSVNVKAK; from the coding sequence ATGCACGAAGAACATTTAGAAAAATCAAATACTGGACTTATTTTACCAGAAGTTATTGTTTTAATTCTTATTGCTTTATTGTTTTCCAAATGTCATTACACGGGTGCTAATGCAGAAATGAAAGAAGGTAATCCTGAACATACAGAGGCTGCATTAGAAGCTCCGACTGGCTCAGTTGACTCATTGGGAAATTTCATCTATGATGAAGGAGAAATGATTGCTATAGAGCTGCCCACTGATACATTAAATGTTGGCAAATTCAGTACAGAATATAAATTGTACACATTCTTAGCTGATAGCACAGCAACTTTAGATACTACAAATGGTAATTGGTTTGACTTTACTAATGTAAGATTTAAAACAGGTAGTTCTGTAATGACAGATTCCTCTGTTAATCAGTTGAAAAACTTAGTTAGCATTATCAAAGCATTTCCTAACAGTAAATTTAAGATTGGTGGGTATACGGATAATACTGGAGACTCTACAACAAACGTAGCATTATCTCAAAAGAGAGCTGATGCAGTTAGTGCTTCTATCAAAACTTTGGGAGTTGCCAATACACAACTTACAGGTTCTGAAGGTTATGGTCCATTACACCCAGTTGGTGATAATACAACAACTGAAGGAAAAGCAATGAACAGAAGAGTGTCTGTAAATGTAAAAGCAAAATAA
- a CDS encoding BamA/TamA family outer membrane protein, with protein MHLNKITKENSIIVFFLLIFLSLLPNRSEAQSKETLDSLKMDSINKRRDEMLKQQVDIADLYDKLFHPHSKDTTKRKSGITIIPNIAANPTIGLQGGIKAVAGRVLGHKPGTFMSVAATSASATTKGILYFYIVHNVFTPGNKWNFQGSLVASKSVTPDFGIGIGQGKSYSGGNKIMTNPYRKPYVWHSIFYNFREKVYREVKKNLFVGAGVEFDIRKNITNPNKVAETETPYGIYNQKYGYDSAKNNANGFLFNVEYTTRDNINRAYKGMYLDVGLRVNQKWIGSSKNAALFVGDFRKYVSLSKKNPETVLAFWSWGSSVLSGSVPYLELSGTGRDPNFRSGRGYVVGYFRGTQYFYSESEFRFPITRNKLLSGVTFISAQTTNDLVATKIFQVWQPAYGAGLRVLFNKATRTNLCLDYAFGKYGSKGFFLGLNEAF; from the coding sequence ATGCACCTAAATAAAATAACAAAAGAAAATAGTATTATAGTATTCTTTTTGCTAATATTTCTTTCTTTGCTTCCTAATAGGAGTGAGGCACAAAGTAAAGAAACATTGGATTCCTTGAAAATGGATAGTATAAATAAAAGGCGAGATGAAATGTTGAAACAGCAAGTAGATATTGCTGATTTGTATGATAAATTATTTCACCCTCATTCCAAGGATACCACTAAAAGGAAATCTGGAATTACAATTATTCCTAATATCGCTGCCAATCCTACAATAGGATTACAAGGAGGTATTAAAGCCGTTGCAGGAAGAGTCTTGGGACATAAGCCAGGGACTTTTATGTCTGTGGCTGCCACATCTGCATCTGCGACCACCAAAGGCATTTTGTATTTTTACATAGTTCATAATGTTTTCACTCCTGGAAATAAGTGGAATTTTCAAGGTAGTTTAGTTGCCTCAAAATCAGTAACTCCTGATTTTGGAATTGGTATCGGTCAAGGCAAAAGTTATAGTGGTGGGAATAAAATCATGACGAATCCTTATCGGAAACCTTATGTTTGGCATTCAATATTCTATAATTTTAGAGAAAAAGTGTATCGAGAAGTTAAGAAAAATCTATTTGTGGGTGCAGGTGTAGAGTTTGATATTCGAAAAAATATAACGAATCCAAATAAAGTTGCTGAAACTGAAACTCCTTATGGAATTTATAATCAAAAATATGGTTATGATTCTGCCAAAAACAATGCGAATGGTTTTCTGTTTAATGTGGAATACACAACTAGAGATAATATCAATCGTGCATACAAAGGAATGTATTTAGATGTGGGTTTACGTGTCAATCAGAAATGGATTGGCAGTAGTAAAAATGCGGCACTTTTTGTAGGTGATTTTAGAAAATATGTGAGTTTATCTAAGAAAAATCCTGAAACGGTTCTCGCTTTTTGGAGTTGGGGATCAAGTGTATTAAGTGGTTCTGTTCCTTATTTAGAATTATCGGGAACAGGTAGAGATCCCAATTTTAGGAGTGGGAGAGGATATGTTGTTGGTTACTTTAGAGGAACTCAATATTTCTATTCAGAATCCGAATTTAGATTTCCCATTACTCGAAATAAATTGCTGAGTGGTGTGACTTTTATAAGTGCACAGACGACGAATGATCTTGTGGCAACGAAAATATTTCAAGTATGGCAGCCTGCTTATGGTGCTGGTTTGCGTGTATTATTTAATAAAGCGACAAGGACAAATCTATGCTTAGACTATGCTTTTGGTAAATATGGATCTAAAGGATTTTTCTTAGGATTGAATGAAGCCTTCTAA
- the nrdF gene encoding class 1b ribonucleoside-diphosphate reductase subunit beta: MEQKKFKAVNWNKPSNDYVEVFWQQNLRQFWVDTEYTPSKDIDVWQGLGFEMQLAYMQALGGLTLLDTLQSHVGMPKCLDHIKDLQCKSVMSFMCMMESIHAKSYSTIFTTVCSQEQIDYTFKFVENDKYLQFKAATIEKYYRATDKPEMTDREFYMSLAASVLLESFLFYSGFFLPLWLAGQGKMVASADIIKKIVADESIHGVFVGLLAQEIYNEMPPLEKEVVKKDLYELIDLLYENEMKYTDEVYTDIGLTADVKEFIKYNGNKALANLGFEEYFEVKEVNQIVLNGLSSSTKTTQHDFFSKKSTNYEMATEVEYLRDEDFNLDTSIPV, from the coding sequence ATGGAGCAAAAAAAATTTAAGGCGGTCAATTGGAATAAGCCTTCCAATGACTACGTAGAGGTATTTTGGCAGCAAAATTTGCGTCAATTTTGGGTGGATACTGAGTATACGCCTTCTAAGGATATAGACGTTTGGCAAGGATTAGGGTTTGAAATGCAGTTGGCATATATGCAAGCATTGGGCGGTTTGACATTGTTGGATACTTTACAAAGTCATGTAGGTATGCCAAAATGTTTGGATCATATCAAAGATTTGCAATGTAAGTCTGTGATGTCTTTTATGTGTATGATGGAATCTATTCATGCAAAGTCATATAGTACCATTTTTACAACGGTCTGTAGTCAAGAGCAAATTGACTATACCTTTAAATTTGTAGAGAATGATAAATATCTACAATTTAAAGCAGCGACTATTGAAAAATATTACAGAGCTACAGATAAACCAGAAATGACTGATCGCGAGTTCTATATGTCATTGGCGGCATCTGTTTTATTAGAATCTTTTTTATTTTATAGTGGTTTCTTTTTACCATTATGGTTAGCTGGTCAAGGTAAGATGGTTGCCAGTGCGGATATTATCAAAAAGATTGTGGCTGATGAATCCATTCATGGTGTATTTGTAGGTTTATTGGCTCAAGAAATTTATAATGAAATGCCTCCTTTGGAGAAGGAAGTTGTGAAAAAGGATTTGTATGAATTGATAGATTTGTTGTATGAAAATGAAATGAAATATACAGATGAAGTGTATACCGATATTGGTTTAACTGCAGATGTAAAAGAATTTATTAAATACAATGGAAACAAAGCATTGGCAAATCTAGGTTTTGAAGAATATTTTGAAGTGAAAGAAGTAAATCAAATTGTATTAAATGGATTGAGTTCCTCAACTAAGACAACACAACACGACTTTTTCTCCAAAAAATCTACCAACTATGAAATGGCAACAGAGGTAGAATATTTAAGGGATGAGGATTTTAATTTGGATACAAGTATTCCAGTTTAA